A portion of the Hoplias malabaricus isolate fHopMal1 chromosome 1, fHopMal1.hap1, whole genome shotgun sequence genome contains these proteins:
- the kif20ba gene encoding kinesin-like protein KIF20B isoform X1 encodes MMESCINDKVTRGECLTVEDLRRDLNSELTEIADAQDSSSLERELLKVYLRIRPFSQAELENEESQDCVTIHPPDTVLLKAPRSSLSTRLSEKSAPQTAQRFQFSQVFGPDTSQEDMFDGTVKTLVKDVLEGRNSLVFTYGVTNAGKTYTFLGPENEVGILPRSLNMIFKSLEGHVFSQMSLKPYRCQDVLKLTKEQQVEEALSKRNLFRLLRENDGHKSTTSLLTSKTLEGSEQAEMDGLFGEKSFSLDMDLNTKFSVWVSFCEIYNENIHDLLEQPPSNSTARRTNLRLCQDIKGNSFIKDLRWVQVNSADEAFKVMKLGKKNQSISSTKLNQVSSRSHSIFSIRVLRIEDVGIPRVQSISELSLCDLAGSERCGKTQNKGDRLKEAGNINTSLLSLGKCINALKGNQQARHHVPFRESKLTHYLQGYFTGRGRACMIVNINQCASMYDETLNVLKFSAVAQKVVVLTTATNLPLVVKRSAREVSFIINKASQRGSRRSSLLQWESSLDDVQEDADSEKEEDSITEDTLQDSDDEGKETVLLDKDTYESQVLFLEEVLEKLRAAKEENLALESRIREEVTKEFSELFAQMQMDYSERISTERELVEERCERRLNIFKNLVNISARDTDSDGGEAAKIQMTDPPSLYEMFDSMTSDVAGIRRDAEAAQSCLVTPEHQPCETERNLEKKVIELTEQLSEIQRQLTLKTEEVDAQSSLLKEFEETKKILEGREQRLSELMMMCEKKDDMLDQAKVDAAKNSAIIQDLLQFKHNCTCSESSTKPETRKRRQNEGSEELHGQPPLKKGSLDESTHLEPDNNSAMAEVRGQLDCYRLESQQKDDRIMDLEREHQTLEFCIQEIKSQLEQEKQSHSTVLQEKEILTVECKALQNKLLTIENNTRAEEPDCRHFKQSSENTCDEKTTDSPGEKGLNAIKYQLNEQDCEIEKDNTLLESLKQEVTKLKSEVEQFRDLSTKFQQESYSKGETVKVLEQQLIKHKATLENVQTDNTNLQTEIVTCNVLIKEQFKSDKVQRENEENKKAQEMAEKLTMLQAKEEALKKKEVELSQREAELIGKQHLKPSTEWSNREMVLSQEVGSLMEKEEDMKGREVAEKVSMLPAKEKLLKQKEVELVSKQQLKEELKTDPETYTKLSKWEVELSQKEACLVDKEAQLSALKKSLKEAQDRLEEEETLALQEFRRKESERRREILAVAEEAIAQKDAELLKRQEEINRLKEEMKINGEKLKSLSVDLQRREDDSADLREKLTDSKKQIQQVQKEISSMRDADKTLKQKLCDLEKAKTQLQNELSNRDRSIQQMKSQRSSDSKKGEYAQLYEKTFKDLQSRERVIEDMRLALTEQEETQTQLDLELDKREAQIHDLTKELENVKVMLLKQRKRDGDTTLSEELQRAKEETTLAKENIRLAEEKYKAERNKWLEEKRVLMTQAKEAEERRNQDMRRYAEDRERHARQQNELKSLSTQLADRDNEMERWRKERDTLVSALEIKLKKLVCSIADKDKQIEALKCSDTPQAPERLDEDRAEELEALLKEKEVEIHRLEENLSELMHKHSYRETGVCRDSSTQTAAVEEMEMGRPLDSSTLKHKRKTRASITSQGSCGSCPSVLDSSEVSTEMGRRSRFPRPEVEIAFSSLQPDRFALKRHGDESAVTVKISRSARKRKSAEMEKKRGSTRKFKIKPNPATTQSISQDGVEMENRRNIRSRVTPRLPAHQEEESPALVKNSGSQSSLRSKKEGTLQKIGGFLHNSPTFLGSKAKKIMGLMSGKSPDEGDPLGLKCHKRKVYRPNISSPMDIPAHQIIDPDPEEKDCDNFNIKRQLRNRTPK; translated from the exons ATGATGGAATCCTGCATCAACGATAAAGTGACAAGGGGAGAGTGCTTGACTGTGGAGGATCTCAGGCGAGATCTAAACTCAGAACTGACAGAAATTGCAGATGCTCAG GACTCTAGCAGCTTAGAGAGAGAGCTTTTGAAGGTGTACCTTCGGATACGACCATTTTCACAAGCTGAACTTGAGAATGAAGAATCACAG gaCTGTGTCACCATCCATCCTCCAGACACCGTTCTTCTTAAGGCACCGAGATCTTCTCTCTCCACAAGACTAAGTGAAAAATCAGCCCCTCAAACAGCTCAGCGCTTTCAATTCTCTCAG GTTTTTGGACCTGACACCTCACAGGAAGACATGTTTGATGGCACAGTGAAAACTCTTGTTAAGGATGTGCTGGAAGGTAGAAACTCATTGGTTTTCACATATGGAGTAACAAATGCAGGAAAGACCTACACTTTTCTAG GGCCAGAGAATGAAGTGGGGATTCTGCCTCGCTCTCTGAACATGATCTTCAAGAGTTTGGAGGGTCATGTGTTTTCACAGATGAGTTTAAAGCCATATAGATGTCAAGATGTCCTTAAGCTCACCAAAGAACAGCAGGTGGAGGAGGCCCTCAGCAAACGCAACCTCTTCAGACTCCTTAGAGAG AACGATGGTCACAAAAGTACAACCAGCTTGTTGACTTCAAAGACACTTGAag GTTCAGAGCAGGCTGAAATGGATGGTTTATTTGGTGAGAAGAGCTTCAGCTTGGACATGGATCTTAATACAAAGTTTTCAGTGTGGGTCTCATTCTGTGAGATCTATAATGAGAATATTCACGATTTACTGGAGCAGCCACCCAGTAATTCAACAGCACGTAGGACCAATCTGCGTCTCTGCCAGGACATCAAAGGGAACTCCTTTATCAAGG ATCTTCGCTGGGTGCAGGTGAACAGTGCTGATGAGGCATTTAAAGTGATGAAGCTGGGGAAGAAAAACCAGAGTATCTCCTCCACCAAACTCAACCAGGTCTCCAGCAGGAg CCACAGCATCTTTTCCATTCGTGTTCTGCGAATTGAAGATGTGGGAATACCAAGAGTACAGTCCATAAGCGA GCTGTCATTGTGTGATCTGGCAGGGTCTGAGAGATGTggaaaaactcaaaataaaggTGATCGCCTAAAAGAGGCAGGAAACATCAACACATCGCTTCTCAGCCTGGGGAAATGCATTAATGCTCTCAAAGGCAATCAGCAGGccag GCACCATGTCCCTTTTCGAGAGAGTAAACTTACACACTACCTGCAGGGTTACTTCACTGGGCGAGGAAGAGCGTGCATGATTGTGAACATTAACCAGTGTGCCTCCATGTATGACGAAACTCTAAATGTGCTAAAGTTCTCTGCTGTGGCTCAAAAG GTGGTGGTCCTCACCACTGCCACTAATCTCCCGTTGGTGGTGAAGAGGAGTGCAAGGGAGGTGTCCTTTATCATCAACAAAGCCTCACAGCGAGGGTCTCGACGCTCTTCTCTGCTGCAGTGGGAGAGCAGTCTGGATGATGTCCAGGAGGACGCAGACTCTGAAAAGGAAGAAGACAGCATCACGGAGGACACTCTGCAAGACTCTGATGATGAAGGGAAAGagacagtgctgctggataaaGATACATATGAG AGCCAAGTGTTGTTTTTGGAGGAGGTCCTGGAAAAGTTGAGGGCAGCAAAAGAAGAAAACTTGGCTCTGGAGTCTCGCATTCGGGAGGAAGTCACCAAAGAATTCTCTGAGCTCTTTGCCCAAATGCAGATGGATTACAG TGAGCGTATCTCCACAGAGAGGGAGCTTGTCGAGGAGCGGTGTGAACGACGGttgaacattttcaaaaatttgGTCAACATATCTGCTAGAGATACTGACTCTGATGGTGGAGAAGCAGCCAAAATTCAG ATGACTGATCCTCCATCTCTGTACGAGATGTTTGACTCTATGACCTCTGACGTGGCAGGGATCAGAAGGGACGCTGAGGCAGCTCAGTCCTGTCTAGTGACCCCTGAACATCAACCctgtgagacagaaagaaatcTGGAGAAAAAGGTCATAGAACTTACTGAGCAGCTCAGTGAAATTCAGAGACAGCTGACTTTGAAAACAGAAG AGGTGGATGCTCAGAGCAGCTTGTTGAAGGAGTTTGAGGAaacaaaaaag ATTCTAGAGGGTAGAGAGCAAAGGTTGTCTGAGCTGATGATGATGTGTGAGAAGAAGGATGACATGCTGGATCAGGCCAAGGTAGATGCTGCCAAAAAT agtGCAATAATCCAGGATCTTCTTCAGTTTAAGCATAACTGCACATGCTCAGAAAGCAGCACAAAGCCTGAGACAAGAAAACGGCGACAGAATGAGGGTTCAGAGGAGCTCCATGGACAGCCACCTTTAAAGAAAG GGTCTCTTGACGAATCCACACACTTAGAACCTGATAACAACTCAGCTATGGCTGAGGTCAGAGGTCAGCTTGATTGTTACCGCTTAGAATCCCAGCAGAAAGATGACCGGATTATGGACCTGGAGCGGGAACACCAAACCCTGGAGTTTTGCATCCAGGAGATAAAATCCCAACTGGAACAAGAGAAGCAGTCCCATAGTACAGTTCTGCAAGAGAAAGAAATTCTTACTGTTGAGTGTAAAGCCCTTCAAAATAAACTTCTTACCATAGAAAACAATACTAGAGCTGAAGAACCAGACTGTAGACACTTTAAGCAATCTTCAGAGAACACTTGTGATGAAAAGACAACAGATTCTCCTGGGGAGAAGGGGCTTAATGCCATTAAATATCAACTGAATGAGCAGGACTGTGAAATTGAGAAGGACAACACACTTCTCGAAAGCCTGAAGCAAGAAGTAACAAAGCTGAAGTCAGAAGTAGAACAGTTTAGGGACCTTTCCACCAAGTTTCAGCAGGAAAGCTACAGCAAAGGAGAGACAGTAAAAGTACTGGAGCAGCAGCTGATCAAACACAAAGCTACACTTGAAAATGTACAGACAGATAACACTAACCTTCAGACTGAGATTGTGACCTGCAATGTCCTCATCAAAGAACAGTTCAAGAGTGATAAAGTGCAAAGAGAAAACGAGGAGAATAAGAAAGCACAGGAGATGGCAGAAAAATTGACCATGCTTCAAGCTAAAGAGGAagccctgaaaaaaaaagaggtggAGCTTTCTCAGAGGGAGGCGGAGTTAATAGGCAAACAGCACTTAAAGCCTAGCACTGAGTGGTCCAACAGAGAGATGGTGCTTTCCCAAGAAGTTGGGTCTCTCatggagaaagaggaggatatGAAAGGGAGGGAGGTGGCAGAAAAGGTGTCAATGCTTCCAGCTAAAGAAAAATTGCTGAAACAGAAAGAGGTGGAGCTTGTAAGCAAACAGCAGCTGAAGGAGGAACTCAAGACTGATCCAGAAACTTACACTAAACTTTCTAAATGGGAGGTGGAGCTTTCTCAAAAGGAGGCGTGTCTGGTGGATAAGGAGGCTCAGCTGTCTGCTCTGAAAAAGAGTCTGAAGGAAGCTCAGGACCGTCTGGAAGAGGAGGAGACACTTGCTTTGCAGGAGTTTCGAAGGAAGGAGTCCGAGAGGAGACGAGAAATTCTCGCCGTTGCTGAGGAGGCCATCGCTCAGAAAGATGCAGAACTCCTGAAGCGGCAGGAGGAGATCAACAG GTTGAAGGAGGAGATGAAGATCAATggtgaaaaactgaaaagtctctctgtggaTCTACAGCGGAGAGAGGACGACTCAGCAGATCTTAGAGAGAAACTCACTGACTCCAAGAAACAGATCCAGCAGGTTCAGAAGGAG atttcttccatgCGAGATGCAGATAAAACTCTGAAGCAGAAACTGTGCGACCTGGAAAAGGCTAAAACCCAATTGCAGAATGAACTCTCAAACCGTGACCGCAGTATTCAGCAGATGAAAAGT CAACGTTCATCTGACTCTAAGAAAGGAGAGTATGCCCAGCTCTATGAGaaaacatttaaag aTCTGCAGAGTCGAGAGCGTGTTATTGAGGATATGCGTCTGGCTCTGACCGAGCAGGAGGAAACTCAGACACAACTGGACCTGGAACTGGACAAAAGAGAAGCTCAGATCCATGACCTTACCAAGG agctgGAAAACGTAAAGGTGATGCTTCtaaagcagagaaagagagacggtGACACAACTCTCAGTGAGGAGCTCCAACGAGCCAAAGAGGAAACCACTCTGGCAAAAGAGAACATCAGG ctggcCGAAGAGAAATATAAGGCTGAGCGTAATAAATGGCTGGAGGAGAAGAGAGTCCTTATGACTCAGGCAAAAGaggcagaggagaggagaaaccAGGACATGAGACGATATGCTGAAGATCGAGAGCGTCATGCTCGCCAGCAGAATGAGCTG AAATCTCTCTCTACCCAGCTTGCTGATCGTGACAATgaaatggagagatggaggaaagaaagagatacACTTGTTTCTGCTTTGGAGATAAAACTAAAGAAGCTTGTCTGCTCGATTGCAGACAAAGACAAACAGATTGAGGCTCTGAAGTGTAGTGACACTCCCCAAGCACCAGAG AGGCTTGATGAGGACAGAGCTGAGGAGCTGGAGGCTCTTTTGAAGGAAAAAGAGGTTGAGATCCATAGACTGGAAGAAAATCTCAGCGAACTGATGCACAAACACAGCTACAGAGAGACTGGTGTGTGCAGGGACTCTTCCACACAG ACTGCAGCAGTAGAAGAGATGGAAATGGGACGACCTCTGGACAGTAgcacattaaaacacaaaagaaaaacaagagctTCCATCACTAGCCAG gGTTCATGCGGCAGTTGTCCATCTGTTCTCGACTCCTCCGAAGTTTCCACGGAGATGGGACGACGCTCTCGGTTCCCCCGACCGGAGGTGGAGATCGCCTTCAGCTCGCTACAACCAGATCGCTTTGCCCTAAAACGGCATGGAGATGAGTCGGCCGTCACAGTGAAAATCTCCAGAAGTGCTCGCAAGAGAAAGAGTGCAGAGATGGAAAAG